Proteins encoded within one genomic window of Sebastes fasciatus isolate fSebFas1 chromosome 18, fSebFas1.pri, whole genome shotgun sequence:
- the LOC141756550 gene encoding heterogeneous nuclear ribonucleoprotein Q-like isoform X1 has protein sequence MMSGDMATDHVNGNGTEGTEGTEEPMDTTAEVTRSEHFPALLEAGLPQNVAEKLDELYVAGLVAHSDLDERAIEALKEFNEEGALQVLVQFKESDLSHVQNKSAFLCGVMKTYRQREKQGTKVSDSTKGPDEAKIKELLDRTNYTLDVTTGQRKYGGPPPDSVYSGAQPNIGTEIFVGKIPRDLFEDELVPLFEKAGSIWDLRLMMDPLSGLNRGYAFVTFCTKEAAQEAVKLCNNHEIRPGKHIGVCISVANNRLFVGSIPKSKTKEQIVEEFSKVTEGLSDVILYHQPDDKKKNRGFCFLEYEDHKTAAQARRRLMSGKVKVWGNVVTVEWADPIEDPDPDVMAKVKVLFVRNLANGVTEELLETSFSEFGKLERVKKLKDYAFIHFEERDGAVKALDEMNGKELEGEPIEIVFAKPPDQKRKDRKAQRLAAKTTMYDDYYYYPPPSHMPPPVRGRGRGGNRGGYAAYPPDYYGYEDYYDYYGYDYHNYRGGYDDPYYGYDDFQAPSRGRGGSRGSRGGSSPARGRGGAGAPRGRASFSQRGGPGPGRGGRGARGGLPPRGRGGVRGARGGRGGNVGGKRKADGYNQPDSKRRQTNNQNWGSQPIAQQPLQGGDHSGNYSGYKSDNQEFYQDSFGQQWK, from the exons GCCTAGTAGCACATAGTGACCTAGACGAAAGGGCTATTGAAGCTTTGAAAGAATTCAATGAGGAGGGAGCCCTGCAAGTGCTGGTCCAGTTCAAAGAGAGTGATCTGTCACACGTGCAA AACAAAAGTGCCTTTCTCTGTGGGGTGATGAAGACGTACAGGCAGAGGGAGAAACAAGGGACTAAAGTTTCAGACTCCACTAAAGGACCCGATGAGGCTAAAATCAAAGAACTCCTGGACAGAACCAACTACACCCTCGACGTCACAACGGGCCAGCGAAAGTATGGCGGGCCCCCACCTGATTCGGTGTACTCGGGTGCTCAACCCAACATTGGAACAGAG ATATTTGTCGGGAAGATTCCCCGTGACTTGTTCGAAGACGAGCTGGTTCCTCTCTTTGAGAAGGCCGGGTCTATCTGGGACCTGAGGCTAATGATGGACCCGCTGAGCGGCCTGAACAGGGGCTACGCCTTCGTCACGTTCTGCACTAAAGAAGCGGCCCAGGAGGCGGTGAAACTG tGTAATAATCATGAGATTCGCCCTGGCAAGCACATCGGGGTGTGTATATCTGTCGCCAACAACAGGCTATTCGTTGGCTCCATTCCCAAGAGTAAAACAAAGGAGCAGATTGTTGAAGAGTTTTCTAAAGTCACAG AGGGCCTCAGTGACGTCATACTGTACCATCAGCCCGATGACAAAAAGAAGAACCGTGGCTTCTGCTTCTTGGAGTACGAAGACCACAAAACGGCAGCTCAGGCTCGCCGCCGGCTAATGAGCGGCAAGGTGAAGGTTTGGGGCAACGTGGTGACGGTGGAGTGGGCCGATCCCATCGAAGATCCGGACCCAGACGTCATGGCCAAG GTGAAGGTTTTATTTGTGAGAAATCTTGCCAACGGTGTCACAGAGGAGCTCCTCGAGACGTCCTTCAGTGAGTTCGGGAAACTGGAGCGCGTTAAGAAGCTCAAAGACTACGCCTTCATTCACTTTGAAGAGAGGGACGGTGCAGTGAAG GCGTTGGATGAGATGAATGGGAAGGAGCTGGAGGGAGAGCCTATTGAGATTGTTTTTGCCAAACCACCAGATCAGAAGAGGAAGGACCGCAAAGCACAGAGACTAGCAGCCAAAACAACAAT GTATGATGACTATTACTACTATCCTCCGCCTTCCCACATGCCGCCTCCTGTCCGAGGCCGGGGCAGAGGCGGCAACCGGGGCGGCTATGCTGCTTACCCCCCCGACTACTACGGTTATGAGGATTACTATGACTACTATGGCTATGACTATCACAACTACCGCGGCGGCTACGACGACCCCTACTACGGGTACGACGACTTCCAGGCCCCGAGCCGAGGACGGGGCGGCAGCAGGGGCTCCCGGGGCGGATCCTCTCCAGCCAGGGGACGCGGCGGCGCCGGGGCACCCAGGGGCAGGGCCAGCTTCTCCCAGCGGGGCGGGCCCGGACCGGGCCGCGGCGGGCGGGGAGCAAGAGGAGGCTTGCCACCGAGAGGGCGAGGAGGGGTACGTGGTGCTCGGGGTGGCCGCGGTGGAAATGTAGGAGGAAAGCGCAAAGCTGATGGGTACAACCAGCCAGATTCCAAGCGTCGCCAGACCAATAATCAGAACTGGGGCTCTCAACCCATTGCTCAGCAACCGCTTCAAGGTGGTGATCATTCTGGTAACTATTCCGGTTACAAATCCGACAACCAGGAATTTTATCAGGATTCTTTTGGGCAACAGTGGAAGTAA
- the LOC141756550 gene encoding heterogeneous nuclear ribonucleoprotein Q-like isoform X4, whose product MMSGDMATDHVNGNGTEGTEGTEEPMDTTAEVTRSEHFPALLEAGLPQNVAEKLDELYVAGLVAHSDLDERAIEALKEFNEEGALQVLVQFKESDLSHVQNKSAFLCGVMKTYRQREKQGTKVSDSTKGPDEAKIKELLDRTNYTLDVTTGQRKYGGPPPDSVYSGAQPNIGTEIFVGKIPRDLFEDELVPLFEKAGSIWDLRLMMDPLSGLNRGYAFVTFCTKEAAQEAVKLCNNHEIRPGKHIGVCISVANNRLFVGSIPKSKTKEQIVEEFSKVTEGLSDVILYHQPDDKKKNRGFCFLEYEDHKTAAQARRRLMSGKVKVWGNVVTVEWADPIEDPDPDVMAKVKVLFVRNLANGVTEELLETSFSEFGKLERVKKLKDYAFIHFEERDGAVKALDEMNGKELEGEPIEIVFAKPPDQKRKDRKAQRLAAKTTMYDDYYYYPPPSHMPPPVRGRGRGGNRGGYAAYPPDYYGYEDYYDYYGYDYHNYRGGYDDPYYGYDDFQAPSRGRGGSRGSRGGSSPARGRGGAGAPRGRASFSQRGGPGPGRGGRGARGGLPPRGRGGVRGARGGRGGNVGGKRKADGYNQPDSKRRQTNNQNWGSQPIAQQPLQGGDHSET is encoded by the exons GCCTAGTAGCACATAGTGACCTAGACGAAAGGGCTATTGAAGCTTTGAAAGAATTCAATGAGGAGGGAGCCCTGCAAGTGCTGGTCCAGTTCAAAGAGAGTGATCTGTCACACGTGCAA AACAAAAGTGCCTTTCTCTGTGGGGTGATGAAGACGTACAGGCAGAGGGAGAAACAAGGGACTAAAGTTTCAGACTCCACTAAAGGACCCGATGAGGCTAAAATCAAAGAACTCCTGGACAGAACCAACTACACCCTCGACGTCACAACGGGCCAGCGAAAGTATGGCGGGCCCCCACCTGATTCGGTGTACTCGGGTGCTCAACCCAACATTGGAACAGAG ATATTTGTCGGGAAGATTCCCCGTGACTTGTTCGAAGACGAGCTGGTTCCTCTCTTTGAGAAGGCCGGGTCTATCTGGGACCTGAGGCTAATGATGGACCCGCTGAGCGGCCTGAACAGGGGCTACGCCTTCGTCACGTTCTGCACTAAAGAAGCGGCCCAGGAGGCGGTGAAACTG tGTAATAATCATGAGATTCGCCCTGGCAAGCACATCGGGGTGTGTATATCTGTCGCCAACAACAGGCTATTCGTTGGCTCCATTCCCAAGAGTAAAACAAAGGAGCAGATTGTTGAAGAGTTTTCTAAAGTCACAG AGGGCCTCAGTGACGTCATACTGTACCATCAGCCCGATGACAAAAAGAAGAACCGTGGCTTCTGCTTCTTGGAGTACGAAGACCACAAAACGGCAGCTCAGGCTCGCCGCCGGCTAATGAGCGGCAAGGTGAAGGTTTGGGGCAACGTGGTGACGGTGGAGTGGGCCGATCCCATCGAAGATCCGGACCCAGACGTCATGGCCAAG GTGAAGGTTTTATTTGTGAGAAATCTTGCCAACGGTGTCACAGAGGAGCTCCTCGAGACGTCCTTCAGTGAGTTCGGGAAACTGGAGCGCGTTAAGAAGCTCAAAGACTACGCCTTCATTCACTTTGAAGAGAGGGACGGTGCAGTGAAG GCGTTGGATGAGATGAATGGGAAGGAGCTGGAGGGAGAGCCTATTGAGATTGTTTTTGCCAAACCACCAGATCAGAAGAGGAAGGACCGCAAAGCACAGAGACTAGCAGCCAAAACAACAAT GTATGATGACTATTACTACTATCCTCCGCCTTCCCACATGCCGCCTCCTGTCCGAGGCCGGGGCAGAGGCGGCAACCGGGGCGGCTATGCTGCTTACCCCCCCGACTACTACGGTTATGAGGATTACTATGACTACTATGGCTATGACTATCACAACTACCGCGGCGGCTACGACGACCCCTACTACGGGTACGACGACTTCCAGGCCCCGAGCCGAGGACGGGGCGGCAGCAGGGGCTCCCGGGGCGGATCCTCTCCAGCCAGGGGACGCGGCGGCGCCGGGGCACCCAGGGGCAGGGCCAGCTTCTCCCAGCGGGGCGGGCCCGGACCGGGCCGCGGCGGGCGGGGAGCAAGAGGAGGCTTGCCACCGAGAGGGCGAGGAGGGGTACGTGGTGCTCGGGGTGGCCGCGGTGGAAATGTAGGAGGAAAGCGCAAAGCTGATGGGTACAACCAGCCAGATTCCAAGCGTCGCCAGACCAATAATCAGAACTGGGGCTCTCAACCCATTGCTCAGCAACCGCTTCAAGGTGGTGATCATTCTG aGACTTGA
- the LOC141756550 gene encoding heterogeneous nuclear ribonucleoprotein Q-like isoform X2: MMSGDMATDHVNGNGTEGTEGTEEPMDTTAEVTRSEHFPALLEAGLPQNVAEKLDELYVAGLVAHSDLDERAIEALKEFNEEGALQVLVQFKESDLSHVQNKSAFLCGVMKTYRQREKQGTKVSDSTKGPDEAKIKELLDRTNYTLDVTTGQRKYGGPPPDSVYSGAQPNIGTEIFVGKIPRDLFEDELVPLFEKAGSIWDLRLMMDPLSGLNRGYAFVTFCTKEAAQEAVKLCNNHEIRPGKHIGVCISVANNRLFVGSIPKSKTKEQIVEEFSKVTEGLSDVILYHQPDDKKKNRGFCFLEYEDHKTAAQARRRLMSGKVKVWGNVVTVEWADPIEDPDPDVMAKVKVLFVRNLANGVTEELLETSFSEFGKLERVKKLKDYAFIHFEERDGAVKALDEMNGKELEGEPIEIVFAKPPDQKRKDRKAQRLAAKTTMYDDYYYYPPPSHMPPPVRGRGRGGNRGGYAAYPPDYYGYEDYYDYYGYDYHNYRGGYDDPYYGYDDFQAPSRGRGGSRGSRGGSSPARGRGGAGAPRGRASFSQRGGPGPGRGGRGARGGLPPRGRGGVRGARGGRGGNVGGKRKADGYNQPDSKRRQTNNQNWGSQPIAQQPLQGGDHSAGKRGRGRS, translated from the exons GCCTAGTAGCACATAGTGACCTAGACGAAAGGGCTATTGAAGCTTTGAAAGAATTCAATGAGGAGGGAGCCCTGCAAGTGCTGGTCCAGTTCAAAGAGAGTGATCTGTCACACGTGCAA AACAAAAGTGCCTTTCTCTGTGGGGTGATGAAGACGTACAGGCAGAGGGAGAAACAAGGGACTAAAGTTTCAGACTCCACTAAAGGACCCGATGAGGCTAAAATCAAAGAACTCCTGGACAGAACCAACTACACCCTCGACGTCACAACGGGCCAGCGAAAGTATGGCGGGCCCCCACCTGATTCGGTGTACTCGGGTGCTCAACCCAACATTGGAACAGAG ATATTTGTCGGGAAGATTCCCCGTGACTTGTTCGAAGACGAGCTGGTTCCTCTCTTTGAGAAGGCCGGGTCTATCTGGGACCTGAGGCTAATGATGGACCCGCTGAGCGGCCTGAACAGGGGCTACGCCTTCGTCACGTTCTGCACTAAAGAAGCGGCCCAGGAGGCGGTGAAACTG tGTAATAATCATGAGATTCGCCCTGGCAAGCACATCGGGGTGTGTATATCTGTCGCCAACAACAGGCTATTCGTTGGCTCCATTCCCAAGAGTAAAACAAAGGAGCAGATTGTTGAAGAGTTTTCTAAAGTCACAG AGGGCCTCAGTGACGTCATACTGTACCATCAGCCCGATGACAAAAAGAAGAACCGTGGCTTCTGCTTCTTGGAGTACGAAGACCACAAAACGGCAGCTCAGGCTCGCCGCCGGCTAATGAGCGGCAAGGTGAAGGTTTGGGGCAACGTGGTGACGGTGGAGTGGGCCGATCCCATCGAAGATCCGGACCCAGACGTCATGGCCAAG GTGAAGGTTTTATTTGTGAGAAATCTTGCCAACGGTGTCACAGAGGAGCTCCTCGAGACGTCCTTCAGTGAGTTCGGGAAACTGGAGCGCGTTAAGAAGCTCAAAGACTACGCCTTCATTCACTTTGAAGAGAGGGACGGTGCAGTGAAG GCGTTGGATGAGATGAATGGGAAGGAGCTGGAGGGAGAGCCTATTGAGATTGTTTTTGCCAAACCACCAGATCAGAAGAGGAAGGACCGCAAAGCACAGAGACTAGCAGCCAAAACAACAAT GTATGATGACTATTACTACTATCCTCCGCCTTCCCACATGCCGCCTCCTGTCCGAGGCCGGGGCAGAGGCGGCAACCGGGGCGGCTATGCTGCTTACCCCCCCGACTACTACGGTTATGAGGATTACTATGACTACTATGGCTATGACTATCACAACTACCGCGGCGGCTACGACGACCCCTACTACGGGTACGACGACTTCCAGGCCCCGAGCCGAGGACGGGGCGGCAGCAGGGGCTCCCGGGGCGGATCCTCTCCAGCCAGGGGACGCGGCGGCGCCGGGGCACCCAGGGGCAGGGCCAGCTTCTCCCAGCGGGGCGGGCCCGGACCGGGCCGCGGCGGGCGGGGAGCAAGAGGAGGCTTGCCACCGAGAGGGCGAGGAGGGGTACGTGGTGCTCGGGGTGGCCGCGGTGGAAATGTAGGAGGAAAGCGCAAAGCTGATGGGTACAACCAGCCAGATTCCAAGCGTCGCCAGACCAATAATCAGAACTGGGGCTCTCAACCCATTGCTCAGCAACCGCTTCAAGGTGGTGATCATTCTG CAGGAAAAAGGGGTCGAGGCCGGTCCTGA
- the LOC141756550 gene encoding heterogeneous nuclear ribonucleoprotein Q-like isoform X3, protein MMSGDMATDHVNGNGTEGTEGTEEPMDTTAEVTRSEHFPALLEAGLPQNVAEKLDELYVAGLVAHSDLDERAIEALKEFNEEGALQVLVQFKESDLSHVQNKSAFLCGVMKTYRQREKQGTKVSDSTKGPDEAKIKELLDRTNYTLDVTTGQRKYGGPPPDSVYSGAQPNIGTEIFVGKIPRDLFEDELVPLFEKAGSIWDLRLMMDPLSGLNRGYAFVTFCTKEAAQEAVKLCNNHEIRPGKHIGVCISVANNRLFVGSIPKSKTKEQIVEEFSKVTEGLSDVILYHQPDDKKKNRGFCFLEYEDHKTAAQARRRLMSGKVKVWGNVVTVEWADPIEDPDPDVMAKVKVLFVRNLANGVTEELLETSFSEFGKLERVKKLKDYAFIHFEERDGAVKALDEMNGKELEGEPIEIVFAKPPDQKRKDRKAQRLAAKTTMYDDYYYYPPPSHMPPPVRGRGRGGNRGGYAAYPPDYYGYEDYYDYYGYDYHNYRGGYDDPYYGYDDFQAPSRGRGGSRGSRGGSSPARGRGGAGAPRGRASFSQRGGPGPGRGGRGARGGLPPRGRGGVRGARGGRGGNVGGKRKADGYNQPDSKRRQTNNQNWGSQPIAQQPLQGGDHSGKRGRGRS, encoded by the exons GCCTAGTAGCACATAGTGACCTAGACGAAAGGGCTATTGAAGCTTTGAAAGAATTCAATGAGGAGGGAGCCCTGCAAGTGCTGGTCCAGTTCAAAGAGAGTGATCTGTCACACGTGCAA AACAAAAGTGCCTTTCTCTGTGGGGTGATGAAGACGTACAGGCAGAGGGAGAAACAAGGGACTAAAGTTTCAGACTCCACTAAAGGACCCGATGAGGCTAAAATCAAAGAACTCCTGGACAGAACCAACTACACCCTCGACGTCACAACGGGCCAGCGAAAGTATGGCGGGCCCCCACCTGATTCGGTGTACTCGGGTGCTCAACCCAACATTGGAACAGAG ATATTTGTCGGGAAGATTCCCCGTGACTTGTTCGAAGACGAGCTGGTTCCTCTCTTTGAGAAGGCCGGGTCTATCTGGGACCTGAGGCTAATGATGGACCCGCTGAGCGGCCTGAACAGGGGCTACGCCTTCGTCACGTTCTGCACTAAAGAAGCGGCCCAGGAGGCGGTGAAACTG tGTAATAATCATGAGATTCGCCCTGGCAAGCACATCGGGGTGTGTATATCTGTCGCCAACAACAGGCTATTCGTTGGCTCCATTCCCAAGAGTAAAACAAAGGAGCAGATTGTTGAAGAGTTTTCTAAAGTCACAG AGGGCCTCAGTGACGTCATACTGTACCATCAGCCCGATGACAAAAAGAAGAACCGTGGCTTCTGCTTCTTGGAGTACGAAGACCACAAAACGGCAGCTCAGGCTCGCCGCCGGCTAATGAGCGGCAAGGTGAAGGTTTGGGGCAACGTGGTGACGGTGGAGTGGGCCGATCCCATCGAAGATCCGGACCCAGACGTCATGGCCAAG GTGAAGGTTTTATTTGTGAGAAATCTTGCCAACGGTGTCACAGAGGAGCTCCTCGAGACGTCCTTCAGTGAGTTCGGGAAACTGGAGCGCGTTAAGAAGCTCAAAGACTACGCCTTCATTCACTTTGAAGAGAGGGACGGTGCAGTGAAG GCGTTGGATGAGATGAATGGGAAGGAGCTGGAGGGAGAGCCTATTGAGATTGTTTTTGCCAAACCACCAGATCAGAAGAGGAAGGACCGCAAAGCACAGAGACTAGCAGCCAAAACAACAAT GTATGATGACTATTACTACTATCCTCCGCCTTCCCACATGCCGCCTCCTGTCCGAGGCCGGGGCAGAGGCGGCAACCGGGGCGGCTATGCTGCTTACCCCCCCGACTACTACGGTTATGAGGATTACTATGACTACTATGGCTATGACTATCACAACTACCGCGGCGGCTACGACGACCCCTACTACGGGTACGACGACTTCCAGGCCCCGAGCCGAGGACGGGGCGGCAGCAGGGGCTCCCGGGGCGGATCCTCTCCAGCCAGGGGACGCGGCGGCGCCGGGGCACCCAGGGGCAGGGCCAGCTTCTCCCAGCGGGGCGGGCCCGGACCGGGCCGCGGCGGGCGGGGAGCAAGAGGAGGCTTGCCACCGAGAGGGCGAGGAGGGGTACGTGGTGCTCGGGGTGGCCGCGGTGGAAATGTAGGAGGAAAGCGCAAAGCTGATGGGTACAACCAGCCAGATTCCAAGCGTCGCCAGACCAATAATCAGAACTGGGGCTCTCAACCCATTGCTCAGCAACCGCTTCAAGGTGGTGATCATTCTG GAAAAAGGGGTCGAGGCCGGTCCTGA